In Sphingobacterium zeae, one genomic interval encodes:
- a CDS encoding bifunctional aconitate hydratase 2/2-methylisocitrate dehydratase, with the protein MSIYNDYVQEVVEREGQGLHPKPIDGAELLSEVIAQIKDLNNANRADSLRLFIYNTLPGTTPAAGVKAQFLKEIILGESVVAEITPDFAFELLSHMKGGPSIAVLLDLALGDDVVIAKQAAEVLKTQVFLYDADTSRLKEAFEQGNEVAKDILESYAKAEFFTKLPEVPEEIEVVTFIAGEGDISTDLLSPGNQAHSRSDRELHGKCMITPEAQQHIRELQAQHPGKSVMLIAEKGTMGVGSSRMSGVNNVALWTGKQASPYVPFVNIAPIVGGTNGISPIFLTTVDVTGGIGIDLKNWVKKVDEQGNVVLNEKGEPILEEAYSVATGTVLTINTKTKRLYHGERELIDISKALTPQKMEFIKAGGSYAIVFGKKIQTFAAETLGIQAPTVFAPSKEITIEGQGLTAVEKIFNKNAVGVTPGKVLHAGSDVRVKVNIVGSQDTTGLMTAQELEAMAATVISPTVDGAYQSGCHTASVWDKKAQANIPKLMKFMNDFGLITARDPQGVYHSMTDVIHKVLNDITIDEWAIIIGGDSHTRMSKGVAFGADSGTVALALATGEASMPIPESVKVTFKGNMKEHMDFRDVVHATQAQMLQQFAGENVFQGRIIEVHIGTLLADQAFTFTDWTAEMKAKASICISQDDTLIESLEIAKKRIQIMIDKGMENKNNVLHGLIEKANKRIEEIKTGVKPALAPDTNAKYYAEVVIDLDIIEEPMIADPDVNNVDVSKRYTHDTIRDLSYYGGSKKVDLGFVGSCMVHKDDLKIVSQMLKNIEKQKGAVTFEAPLVVAAPTYNIIDELKAEGDWEFLQKYSGFEFSDALPKSTARTEYENIMYLERPGCNLCMGNQEKAAKGDTVMATSTRLFQGRVVEDRDGKKGESLLASTPVVVLSAILGRIPNIDEYKAAVEGINLTKFAPIPTK; encoded by the coding sequence ATGAGTATTTACAACGATTACGTACAAGAGGTTGTAGAACGAGAAGGCCAGGGTTTACATCCTAAGCCAATTGATGGAGCAGAATTACTAAGTGAAGTAATTGCTCAGATTAAGGACTTAAACAACGCTAATAGAGCAGATTCTTTACGATTGTTCATTTATAATACACTGCCGGGCACGACCCCTGCTGCTGGCGTTAAAGCTCAATTTTTGAAGGAAATTATTTTAGGCGAATCTGTTGTTGCTGAAATTACACCTGACTTTGCTTTTGAGTTATTGTCCCATATGAAGGGTGGGCCTTCTATTGCGGTGTTATTAGATTTAGCTTTGGGTGACGATGTAGTGATTGCAAAGCAAGCTGCAGAAGTGCTTAAAACACAAGTTTTCTTATACGACGCAGATACTTCTCGTTTGAAAGAAGCTTTTGAACAAGGCAATGAAGTTGCGAAAGATATTTTAGAAAGCTATGCAAAAGCGGAGTTTTTTACGAAGCTACCTGAGGTGCCGGAAGAAATTGAAGTGGTTACTTTTATTGCGGGTGAGGGCGATATCTCGACAGATTTATTATCTCCGGGAAATCAGGCGCACTCACGTTCGGATCGTGAATTACATGGTAAATGTATGATCACACCTGAAGCGCAACAGCACATTCGTGAATTGCAGGCGCAACATCCAGGTAAAAGTGTCATGTTGATTGCTGAGAAAGGAACGATGGGTGTAGGCTCCTCTCGTATGTCGGGAGTAAATAATGTGGCACTTTGGACAGGTAAACAAGCAAGTCCTTATGTTCCTTTTGTGAATATTGCGCCGATTGTCGGTGGTACGAATGGTATTTCGCCAATTTTCTTGACAACGGTAGATGTGACCGGTGGTATTGGTATCGACTTAAAAAACTGGGTGAAGAAAGTGGATGAGCAGGGGAATGTTGTTCTTAACGAAAAAGGCGAACCCATTCTTGAAGAAGCTTACTCAGTTGCGACGGGCACTGTTTTAACCATTAATACGAAGACAAAGAGATTATATCATGGCGAGCGTGAGCTGATCGATATTTCGAAAGCTTTGACTCCCCAGAAAATGGAATTTATTAAAGCCGGTGGCTCTTATGCGATTGTTTTTGGTAAAAAGATCCAAACATTTGCTGCAGAAACCCTGGGCATTCAAGCGCCTACGGTATTTGCTCCTTCAAAAGAGATTACTATTGAAGGGCAAGGCTTGACAGCAGTAGAGAAAATCTTTAACAAAAATGCGGTCGGTGTTACACCTGGTAAGGTCTTACACGCAGGTTCTGATGTTCGCGTTAAAGTAAACATTGTAGGTTCTCAAGATACAACCGGTTTGATGACCGCACAGGAGTTGGAAGCTATGGCTGCAACAGTCATTTCGCCAACAGTGGATGGTGCTTATCAATCGGGTTGTCATACCGCATCTGTATGGGATAAAAAAGCGCAAGCAAATATTCCCAAATTGATGAAATTTATGAATGACTTTGGGTTGATTACTGCGCGTGATCCACAAGGCGTTTATCATTCCATGACTGATGTTATTCATAAGGTTTTAAACGATATCACTATCGACGAATGGGCCATCATTATTGGTGGGGACTCCCATACGCGGATGTCCAAAGGTGTCGCTTTTGGTGCTGACTCTGGTACGGTTGCATTAGCGTTGGCTACCGGGGAGGCTTCGATGCCAATTCCTGAGTCGGTAAAAGTTACCTTTAAAGGGAATATGAAAGAGCATATGGATTTCCGTGATGTGGTTCACGCTACCCAAGCGCAGATGCTGCAGCAATTTGCTGGAGAGAACGTGTTCCAAGGTAGGATTATAGAGGTCCACATTGGTACGCTTTTGGCTGATCAGGCGTTTACATTTACTGACTGGACAGCAGAAATGAAAGCGAAAGCGTCCATTTGTATTTCTCAAGATGATACGTTAATCGAATCCTTGGAGATCGCGAAAAAGCGTATTCAAATCATGATCGATAAAGGTATGGAAAACAAAAACAATGTTTTGCATGGCTTGATCGAAAAGGCAAATAAACGCATCGAGGAAATCAAAACAGGGGTTAAACCTGCATTAGCTCCAGATACGAATGCGAAATATTATGCTGAGGTGGTGATTGATTTGGATATCATTGAAGAGCCCATGATTGCTGACCCGGATGTAAATAATGTGGATGTTTCTAAACGTTATACGCACGACACCATTCGCGATCTTTCGTACTACGGCGGAAGCAAAAAGGTAGACTTAGGTTTCGTAGGTTCATGTATGGTGCACAAAGACGATCTGAAGATCGTTTCTCAAATGTTGAAGAACATTGAAAAACAAAAAGGCGCAGTTACTTTTGAGGCTCCTTTGGTTGTTGCAGCCCCCACGTATAATATTATTGATGAGTTGAAAGCAGAGGGCGATTGGGAATTCTTGCAAAAATACTCTGGATTTGAATTTAGCGATGCATTACCGAAAAGTACTGCACGTACAGAATATGAGAATATTATGTATCTAGAGCGCCCAGGTTGTAACCTCTGTATGGGTAATCAGGAGAAAGCCGCAAAAGGGGATACGGTCATGGCGACTTCAACACGTTTATTCCAAGGTCGTGTCGTGGAGGACAGAGACGGTAAGAAAGGAGAGTCTTTGTTGGCATCGACTCCTGTCGTTGTGTTATCAGCTATCTTGGGTCGTATTCCGAACATTGACGAATATAAAGCTGCTGTCGAAGGTATTAACTTGACAAAGTTTGCACCTATTCCAACAAAGTAG
- a CDS encoding aconitate hydratase, whose protein sequence is MAFDIDMIKKVYSRYDERIAAARQVVNKPLTLSEKILYAHLWDGNATEDYKRGVSYVDFAPDRVAMQDATAQMALLQFMQAGRPKVAVPSTVHCDHLIQAKEGADKDLARAKNESSEVFNFLSSVSNKYGIGFWKPGAGIIHQVVLENYAFPGGMMIGTDSHTVNAGGLGMVAIGVGGADACDVMAGLPWELKFPKLIGVKLTGKLSGWAAAKDVILKVAGILTVKGGTGAIVEYFGEGAESLSCTGKGTICNMGAEIGATTSTFGYDESMERYLRATGRAEVADAANAIKQHLTADAEVYANPEQYFDQLIEVNLSELEPSLNGPFTPDLYTPVSRMREEAERNCWPLKVEWGLIGSCTNSSYEDLSRAASIAKQAVDKGLITKAEFGINPGSEQVRFTADRDGLLKTFEDLNATIFTNACGPCIGMWDRVGADKQEKNTIVHSFNRNFAKRADGNPNTYAFVASPELVAAIAISGDLGFNPVTDTLTNSKGEQVKLDPPVGDELPTKGFAVDDPGYQAPAVDGSSVVVDVAPTSDRLQLLQPFAAWEGTDLKGLKLLIKAKGKCTTDHISMAGPWLKYRGHLDNISNNMLIGAVNFFNEKTDNVKNQLTGEYGPVPATQRDYKAQGIGSIVVGDENYGEGSSREHAAMEPRHLGVRAVLVKSFARIHETNLKKQGMLGLTFANKDDYDKIQENDTIDIIGLTEFAPGKPLTLVLHHDDGTQEEILANHTYNAQQIEWFKAGGALNIIRKNQAQ, encoded by the coding sequence ATGGCTTTTGATATTGATATGATTAAAAAGGTCTATAGCCGTTATGACGAGCGCATTGCTGCTGCTCGTCAGGTGGTTAATAAACCTTTGACTTTATCTGAGAAAATATTGTATGCACACCTTTGGGATGGCAATGCTACTGAGGATTATAAGCGTGGCGTTTCTTACGTTGACTTCGCACCAGACCGCGTGGCTATGCAGGACGCTACTGCTCAGATGGCATTATTGCAATTTATGCAAGCTGGACGTCCTAAGGTTGCAGTTCCTTCTACCGTTCACTGTGATCACTTGATTCAGGCGAAAGAAGGAGCAGATAAAGATTTAGCGCGAGCTAAAAACGAAAGCTCTGAAGTATTTAACTTTTTGAGTTCTGTGTCCAATAAGTATGGTATCGGTTTTTGGAAACCTGGAGCTGGTATTATTCACCAAGTCGTTTTGGAGAACTATGCGTTTCCAGGCGGAATGATGATCGGTACAGACTCACATACGGTAAATGCCGGTGGATTGGGTATGGTTGCTATTGGTGTCGGCGGGGCTGATGCCTGTGATGTGATGGCTGGATTACCTTGGGAGCTGAAATTCCCGAAATTAATCGGTGTTAAATTGACTGGTAAGTTAAGCGGATGGGCTGCTGCCAAAGATGTTATCCTTAAAGTTGCTGGTATCTTGACCGTCAAAGGTGGAACTGGAGCGATTGTGGAATATTTTGGCGAGGGAGCAGAGTCGCTATCTTGTACAGGTAAGGGAACCATTTGTAACATGGGTGCTGAAATTGGTGCGACAACGTCGACTTTCGGTTATGACGAATCCATGGAGCGCTACCTACGTGCTACGGGACGTGCCGAAGTCGCTGACGCGGCAAATGCGATTAAACAACATTTGACAGCGGATGCTGAAGTTTATGCTAATCCAGAACAGTATTTTGATCAGCTCATAGAGGTTAATCTATCCGAATTAGAACCATCTCTTAACGGTCCTTTTACACCAGACTTGTATACGCCAGTGTCTCGGATGCGTGAAGAGGCTGAAAGAAATTGCTGGCCTTTAAAAGTTGAATGGGGATTGATCGGTTCGTGTACGAACTCGTCCTATGAAGATTTGTCACGTGCTGCCTCTATAGCAAAACAAGCGGTGGATAAAGGTTTAATTACTAAAGCTGAATTTGGTATCAATCCGGGGTCAGAACAAGTTCGTTTTACAGCTGATCGTGATGGTTTGCTGAAAACATTTGAAGACCTGAATGCAACGATATTTACGAATGCCTGTGGTCCATGTATTGGTATGTGGGATCGCGTAGGCGCTGATAAACAAGAGAAGAACACCATCGTTCATTCATTCAATCGTAACTTTGCGAAACGTGCAGATGGTAATCCGAATACCTACGCATTTGTGGCTTCTCCGGAGTTGGTGGCGGCAATTGCGATTTCTGGTGATCTGGGCTTCAACCCAGTGACAGATACGTTAACGAATAGTAAAGGTGAGCAAGTAAAATTGGATCCACCGGTAGGGGACGAATTACCTACCAAAGGATTCGCGGTAGATGATCCGGGTTACCAAGCACCGGCTGTCGACGGTAGTTCCGTCGTCGTTGATGTGGCGCCTACTTCTGACCGTCTTCAATTGTTGCAGCCTTTTGCGGCATGGGAAGGTACTGATTTGAAGGGTTTGAAATTATTGATCAAAGCAAAAGGGAAATGTACGACAGACCATATTTCGATGGCTGGCCCTTGGTTGAAATACCGTGGTCATTTGGATAACATCTCAAACAACATGTTGATCGGTGCGGTGAATTTCTTCAATGAGAAAACAGATAACGTAAAAAATCAATTGACAGGCGAGTATGGCCCTGTGCCAGCAACACAACGTGACTATAAAGCACAGGGTATTGGTTCAATTGTCGTTGGCGACGAAAATTATGGGGAAGGTTCATCCCGTGAGCATGCTGCAATGGAGCCTCGTCATTTGGGTGTTCGAGCAGTATTGGTTAAGTCTTTCGCCCGTATTCACGAGACAAATTTGAAAAAGCAAGGAATGTTGGGATTGACTTTTGCAAATAAGGATGATTACGATAAAATTCAGGAGAACGATACGATCGATATTATCGGTTTGACTGAATTTGCTCCAGGTAAGCCCTTAACGCTGGTATTGCACCACGATGATGGAACACAAGAGGAGATCTTGGCAAATCATACGTACAATGCACAACAGATTGAGTGGTTTAAAGCTGGTGGCGCCTTAAATATAATTCGAAAAAATCAAGCACAATAG
- a CDS encoding MBL fold metallo-hydrolase, translating to MKLYAIETGFFKLDGGAMFGVVPKSIWNKTNPADSNNMCTWGNRLLLIEDSNRLMLVDTGLGDKQNEKFFSYYYLHGDATLDRSLKNIGFHRNDITDVILTHLHFDHCGGAIAREGDQLVPAFKNAHFWSNADHWSWATNPNPREKASFLKENILPIQESGQLKFVEDVKNPFGSDISMRYANGHTESMMLPQVEYKGKTILYMADLLPSVGHIPIPYVMGYDVRPLVTMEERHSYWNEIVDNEYILFFEHDSVHECCTLQRTEKGIRVKDIFNLDEI from the coding sequence ATGAAATTATATGCTATAGAAACGGGATTCTTTAAACTCGATGGTGGTGCTATGTTTGGTGTGGTCCCTAAAAGCATCTGGAATAAAACAAACCCGGCAGATTCAAACAATATGTGTACCTGGGGAAATCGTCTGCTGCTCATCGAGGATAGTAATCGATTAATGTTAGTCGACACGGGCCTTGGAGACAAACAAAATGAAAAATTCTTTAGCTATTATTATCTTCATGGTGATGCAACATTAGACAGATCATTAAAAAATATTGGATTTCACAGAAATGACATCACCGATGTTATTCTTACCCACCTACATTTCGATCATTGTGGCGGTGCCATAGCGCGCGAAGGTGATCAACTTGTTCCGGCCTTTAAAAACGCTCATTTTTGGAGTAATGCAGACCATTGGTCTTGGGCAACTAATCCCAACCCCCGGGAGAAGGCTTCTTTTCTAAAAGAAAATATTCTACCGATACAAGAGAGCGGACAATTAAAATTTGTTGAAGATGTAAAAAATCCATTCGGAAGCGATATCAGCATGCGCTATGCTAATGGCCACACCGAATCCATGATGTTGCCACAGGTCGAATACAAAGGAAAGACGATACTGTATATGGCTGATTTGCTCCCATCGGTAGGCCATATACCTATTCCCTATGTCATGGGATATGATGTACGTCCTTTAGTTACTATGGAAGAACGTCATAGCTACTGGAACGAAATAGTAGACAACGAATATATCCTGTTTTTCGAACACGATTCAGTTCACGAATGCTGCACACTACAACGTACCGAGAAAGGGATACGGGTAAAAGATATCTTTAATTTGGATGAAATTTAA
- the pckA gene encoding phosphoenolpyruvate carboxykinase (ATP) has product MKKGNIGNAPDLKYLKIDSTKSVFYQLPVSELVQHALVNQEGRLSDTGALAADTGRFTGRSPKDRFLVEDSLTKHSVWWGEVNQRMSPDHFEALFSLVASHLAERNIYIRDCAAGADPIYQIGIRVVTETAYQSIFANNLFLRPEPNPEVRPPWSILAAPTLSIKEPHAYGILNENFVAIDFTKKIVLIAGTGYTGEIKKSIFSILNFILPFEHNVLSMHCSANTSDDGDTALFFGLSGTGKTTLSADKNRRLIGDDEHGWSERGVFNFEGGCYAKCVGLSADKEPEIYHAIRFGSLLENVVLDEQDKPDYNDISKTENTRVSYPIDFMENAEISGIGNEPAHIFFLTADAFGVLPPISLLSTDQAVYHFVSGYTAKVAGTEVGVKEPMAAFSTCFGQAFLPLHPGKYAALLRSKLEQNRNIKVWLVNTGWIAGPYGIGRRIKLAYTRALIRAAMDGSLLESQFNRHDIFGLDYPTSCGAYVPEQIMDPRGLWNNDEAYDMQAKRLAKLFIANFEKFNNEMPATVLAAGPKIEPTVVV; this is encoded by the coding sequence ATGAAAAAGGGTAACATTGGAAACGCGCCTGATTTGAAATATTTGAAAATTGATAGCACGAAAAGTGTATTTTATCAATTACCCGTTTCTGAATTGGTTCAACATGCTTTGGTAAATCAAGAGGGGAGGCTTTCTGATACAGGAGCGCTTGCTGCTGATACGGGAAGATTTACGGGGAGGTCCCCCAAAGATCGCTTCCTGGTGGAGGACTCTTTAACTAAACACAGTGTATGGTGGGGGGAAGTCAATCAGCGGATGTCTCCAGATCATTTTGAGGCGCTATTTTCGTTGGTAGCCTCGCACCTGGCTGAGCGAAATATCTACATCAGAGATTGCGCTGCGGGTGCCGATCCGATTTATCAGATTGGTATACGTGTTGTTACAGAGACAGCTTATCAAAGTATATTTGCCAACAACTTATTCTTACGTCCGGAGCCCAATCCAGAAGTTCGGCCACCTTGGTCTATCTTGGCTGCTCCGACCTTGTCTATTAAAGAACCACATGCATATGGTATCCTTAACGAAAATTTTGTTGCAATTGATTTTACGAAGAAAATTGTATTGATTGCTGGGACGGGTTATACGGGGGAAATTAAAAAGAGTATTTTTTCGATCTTGAATTTTATTTTACCATTCGAGCATAACGTCCTTTCTATGCACTGTTCGGCCAATACTTCCGACGATGGAGATACTGCACTGTTTTTTGGGCTTTCGGGTACTGGAAAGACGACGCTGTCTGCTGACAAAAACAGGCGGTTAATTGGGGACGATGAGCATGGGTGGAGTGAACGGGGAGTTTTCAATTTTGAAGGAGGTTGTTATGCCAAATGTGTTGGTCTATCAGCTGATAAGGAACCGGAGATCTATCATGCCATTCGTTTTGGTTCGCTGCTGGAAAATGTGGTTTTGGATGAGCAGGATAAACCTGATTACAATGACATCAGTAAAACCGAGAATACGCGCGTGTCTTATCCAATAGATTTCATGGAAAATGCCGAAATAAGCGGTATTGGCAATGAGCCGGCTCATATTTTTTTCTTGACAGCGGATGCTTTTGGTGTACTTCCGCCCATTTCATTGTTGTCTACTGACCAGGCTGTCTATCATTTTGTAAGTGGCTATACCGCAAAGGTTGCGGGTACAGAGGTGGGGGTAAAGGAACCTATGGCTGCATTTTCAACTTGCTTTGGACAGGCATTTTTACCACTGCATCCCGGGAAATATGCGGCGTTACTTCGGTCAAAACTAGAACAGAATCGTAATATTAAAGTCTGGTTGGTGAATACGGGCTGGATTGCAGGTCCTTATGGAATAGGACGGCGGATTAAACTCGCCTATACGAGAGCGTTAATCCGAGCCGCAATGGATGGTTCGTTATTAGAATCTCAATTTAATAGACACGATATCTTTGGGTTAGACTATCCGACCAGTTGCGGAGCGTATGTTCCCGAGCAAATCATGGATCCCCGGGGCTTATGGAATAACGATGAGGCCTATGATATGCAGGCAAAACGCTTGGCGAAACTATTCATAGCAAACTTTGAAAAATTTAATAACGAAATGCCAGCGACCGTTCTCGCGGCAGGCCCTAAAATTGAGCCCACTGTCGTCGTTTAA
- the ppk2 gene encoding polyphosphate kinase 2: MAEYDLNELQKIHENKDVLNYLEQQGILEIKKFNDVYDYEKELYGLQVKLLELQYEIIEKGKRVLIIFEGRDAAGKGGTIGRVAQYLNPKKVRIVALPKPTDEEAGQWYFQRYIKQLPNAGEIVIFDRSWYNRAVVEPVFGFCTKEQHELFMSQVPEFEKQLIDDGIIVIKLFLSISKEEQAERLKERQEDILKRWKIGTLDQQAQEKWDIYTDYIENLFKQTGSKKSPWFEIVKDNKKKARLAAFKVIINALVGTEQEQVDSFIKKHD, translated from the coding sequence ATGGCAGAATACGATTTAAATGAACTTCAGAAGATCCACGAAAACAAAGATGTTTTAAATTACCTGGAGCAACAGGGCATTCTTGAAATAAAAAAGTTCAACGATGTTTACGATTATGAAAAAGAGCTCTATGGACTACAGGTCAAGTTGTTGGAGCTCCAATACGAAATCATTGAAAAAGGGAAGCGGGTGCTCATTATTTTTGAAGGCAGGGACGCTGCCGGCAAAGGCGGCACAATAGGCCGCGTAGCCCAATATTTAAATCCTAAAAAGGTTCGCATTGTCGCTTTACCGAAACCAACCGATGAAGAAGCTGGACAGTGGTATTTTCAACGCTATATCAAACAGCTTCCTAATGCCGGAGAAATTGTCATCTTCGATAGAAGCTGGTATAACCGTGCTGTAGTGGAACCCGTATTTGGATTCTGCACTAAAGAACAACATGAATTATTTATGAGTCAGGTTCCAGAATTTGAAAAACAATTAATTGACGATGGCATCATTGTCATCAAGTTATTTCTGAGCATCAGCAAAGAAGAACAGGCCGAAAGATTGAAAGAGCGTCAGGAAGATATTCTCAAGCGATGGAAAATAGGAACGCTCGACCAACAGGCACAGGAAAAATGGGATATTTACACCGATTATATTGAAAACCTCTTTAAGCAAACAGGATCAAAAAAATCACCCTGGTTTGAAATTGTTAAAGACAATAAGAAAAAAGCACGATTGGCAGCTTTTAAGGTTATCATTAATGCCCTTGTCGGAACCGAGCAGGAGCAAGTAGATTCTTTCATTAAAAAACACGATTAA